In Microbulbifer celer, a single window of DNA contains:
- a CDS encoding TonB-dependent receptor: METIVVTGTFAGSLDRSIHVKREGESISDAVVAADIGKLPAVNVAEALQRVPGVTIVREAGEGQFISVRGLGPNFQSVTLNGMPLAYNENIRTSGQSGRQFRFRVLPADLIDGVVVSKAPTADMTEGGIGSSVEIRMLNPLDRDPFLSTSFEGTYEERADAMSPKSAVSASWQNSEGTFGVLGGVSYQEREVQFERLGNGWGVIGEEDVNDAEYLHGVAVPGDIQVTLEQEKRDRMSAVGGLQWRPTDNFEFDLDMQYSQFNNEIAERRLTYQTWGYWDNLDQSTAVIDDGRLVAGTLNGARIRNTTEFSDQAHENAIVIAGAEYNVADWIFEPRVSFSRATSDLETPLQRIEYRTEEGVGNTTFDLGTDAVSNGKINALYTDLDLTDPATVPFRRYRIRPMNSEDEDVTFKFDATRDLHMEFANLNLTQMKLGVQVSDRSRDYQRRDRSTTALRNGLELSDGFNGVMVPGNTFDQVIGQGQLWTSADWAVWRDAFVIDGEFDGVEPSASQLEPTAADLRNSYGVDEEILAAYARVDFASQINDIPFTGIAGVRYVETDSLVDGTLATAEVDGEGNVITVSSARTTNNTYKEWLPSLNVNFDLTDDVIMRLSGSKTMTRPSLSELRDVVVPNSGTVSDIFVLGSAAMNDPSLILTAAGGNPYLKPYTSWNLDMSFEWYFDDFGAFSIAGFYKDVDDYIASDFETRTLPFAVHDGSTLPVDVLVSSPANVGDVAISGLELGFTGRLEMGLGISATATFATSKLELDKSDVGVQTAGIQGISDQSYSISPFYESGPFEINLSYTWRDDYLTDGGVTVTSRPTEEDATSYYQKGIGTLDMGASYRFAENYEAFMQAVNILENRPSTYVGSEDRLHQVHNYGRTVNFGVRAKF; the protein is encoded by the coding sequence ATGGAAACGATTGTTGTGACGGGCACTTTTGCCGGCAGTCTCGACCGCTCTATCCATGTCAAGCGGGAAGGAGAGTCCATTTCCGACGCGGTTGTTGCGGCCGATATTGGCAAGCTGCCCGCAGTGAATGTTGCCGAAGCACTACAGCGCGTACCCGGGGTGACCATTGTTCGTGAAGCGGGTGAGGGGCAGTTCATCAGTGTTCGTGGCCTCGGTCCGAATTTTCAGTCTGTCACTCTGAACGGCATGCCGCTCGCCTATAACGAGAATATCCGCACTTCCGGCCAGTCCGGCCGTCAGTTCCGCTTCCGCGTACTACCAGCCGACCTTATTGACGGTGTGGTGGTATCCAAAGCACCCACGGCAGATATGACGGAAGGCGGTATCGGTTCCTCGGTAGAGATTCGTATGCTCAACCCACTGGATCGCGATCCATTCCTGTCTACTTCCTTCGAGGGTACCTACGAAGAGCGCGCCGATGCCATGTCACCGAAGAGTGCGGTGTCTGCCAGTTGGCAGAACAGTGAAGGCACCTTTGGTGTGTTGGGCGGTGTGTCTTACCAGGAGCGCGAGGTCCAGTTTGAGCGTTTGGGGAACGGCTGGGGCGTCATCGGTGAGGAAGACGTTAACGATGCGGAATACCTCCATGGCGTGGCGGTACCCGGCGATATTCAGGTTACTCTGGAGCAGGAAAAACGGGACCGCATGAGTGCGGTCGGTGGCCTGCAGTGGCGACCGACTGACAATTTCGAGTTTGATCTGGATATGCAGTATTCGCAGTTCAACAACGAGATTGCCGAACGCCGCCTGACTTACCAGACCTGGGGCTATTGGGATAATCTCGACCAGAGCACCGCAGTTATCGACGATGGCCGGTTGGTGGCCGGTACTCTCAATGGTGCCCGTATCCGTAACACTACGGAGTTTTCCGATCAGGCGCACGAAAACGCTATCGTGATTGCCGGTGCCGAGTACAATGTCGCCGACTGGATCTTCGAGCCCCGGGTGAGTTTCTCCCGTGCGACTTCGGATCTGGAAACGCCGCTGCAGCGCATTGAATACCGTACCGAAGAGGGCGTGGGCAACACCACTTTCGACCTCGGCACCGATGCCGTAAGCAATGGCAAAATCAACGCGCTCTACACGGATCTGGATCTGACCGATCCGGCCACTGTTCCTTTCCGCCGCTACCGCATTCGTCCGATGAACTCTGAGGACGAAGATGTCACCTTCAAATTTGATGCCACGCGCGATCTCCATATGGAGTTCGCCAACCTGAATCTCACCCAGATGAAACTGGGGGTTCAGGTTTCCGACCGCTCCCGTGATTATCAGCGCCGGGACCGCAGCACGACTGCCTTGCGCAATGGGCTGGAGCTGAGCGACGGCTTCAACGGTGTGATGGTCCCCGGCAATACTTTCGACCAGGTTATCGGCCAGGGCCAGCTGTGGACATCCGCAGACTGGGCGGTGTGGCGCGACGCCTTCGTGATCGACGGCGAGTTTGATGGCGTCGAGCCCAGTGCCAGCCAGCTTGAACCCACTGCCGCGGACCTGCGCAACTCCTACGGTGTCGATGAAGAGATTCTCGCTGCGTACGCGAGAGTAGATTTTGCTTCCCAGATCAACGACATTCCGTTTACCGGTATTGCCGGCGTGCGTTATGTAGAGACTGACAGTCTGGTCGATGGCACCCTGGCCACGGCCGAAGTCGATGGCGAGGGTAATGTCATCACCGTGTCCAGCGCGCGCACCACCAACAATACCTACAAAGAATGGCTGCCGAGCCTGAATGTGAACTTTGATCTGACCGACGACGTGATCATGCGCTTGTCCGGTAGTAAGACAATGACACGGCCTTCTTTGTCCGAGCTGCGGGATGTGGTGGTGCCGAACAGTGGCACTGTGTCGGATATCTTCGTGCTGGGGTCTGCGGCCATGAATGACCCGAGTTTGATCCTGACCGCCGCGGGCGGGAATCCTTACCTGAAGCCCTACACTTCCTGGAACCTGGATATGTCGTTTGAGTGGTACTTTGACGACTTTGGTGCCTTCTCCATCGCCGGGTTCTACAAGGATGTGGACGATTATATCGCGTCCGACTTTGAAACCCGCACCCTGCCATTTGCGGTGCATGACGGTTCCACCCTGCCGGTGGATGTCCTGGTCAGCTCTCCGGCAAACGTCGGTGATGTGGCGATTTCCGGTCTCGAGTTGGGCTTTACCGGGCGCCTGGAGATGGGCCTCGGTATTTCTGCCACCGCCACCTTTGCCACTTCCAAGCTTGAGCTCGACAAGTCGGACGTGGGTGTCCAGACCGCGGGTATTCAAGGGATCTCCGATCAAAGCTACTCCATTTCGCCGTTCTACGAGTCCGGCCCGTTCGAGATAAATCTGAGCTACACCTGGCGCGATGACTACCTTACCGATGGTGGGGTTACCGTGACCTCCCGCCCCACGGAAGAAGATGCAACCTCCTACTACCAGAAAGGAATCGGCACCCTGGATATGGGGGCCAGCTATCGGTTTGCGGAAAACTATGAAGCGTTCATGCAGGCGGTGAACATTCTGGAAAATCGCCCCTCCACTTACGTGGGCTCGGAGGATCGTCTGCACCAGGTGCACAACTATGGTCGCACCGTTAACTTCGGTGTACGCGCAAAATTCTGA